GCGCGACGAGTCGCATCGCTACACCGAGCCGGAGTACTGGATCGAGCTGGCGCGGCTGCTGGAGCGCGGCGGTTTCGACAGCGTGTTCCTCGCCGACGTGCTGGGCGTCTACGACGTGCACGGCGGCTCGCCCGACGCGGCCCTGCGCCATGCGGTGCAGGTGCCGCTCAACGATCCGCTGGCGCTGGTGCCGCTGATGGCGTCGGTGACCAAGCACCTCGGCTTCGGCGTGACGGTGGCGCTGACCTACGAGCCGCCGTACAGCTTCGCGCGGCGGATCTCGACGCTCGATCACCTGACGCGCGGCCGCATCGGCTGGAACATCGTCACCGGCTACCTCGACAGCGCGGCGCGCAACCTCGGTCATACGGGGCAGCGCGCGCACGACGAGCGCTACGACCTGGCCGACGAGTACCTCGACGTCGTCTACAAGCTGTGGGAACTCAGCTGGGAGGACGGCGCGGTCAAACGCGACAAGGCGGGCCGCGTGTTCACGGACCCGGCCAAGGTCCACGCGATCAACCACCGCGGCGAGCACTACCGCGTGCCCGGCGTGCATCTCTGCGAGCCCTCGCCGCAACGCACGCCGGTGCTGTTCCAGGCCGGCACATCGAGCCGCGGCCGCGCCTTCGCCGGCCGGCATGCGGAGTGCGTCTTCGTGAGCGGCCCCAGCACCTCCGTCGTGAAGGGCTACGTGAACGGCCTGCGCGATGCGGTCGAGGAAGCGGGCCGGGCGCGCGACGACGTGCTGATCTACGGCCAGGCGCTGATCATCACCGCGCCGACCAGCGCTGAAGCGCACGCGAAGCACGAGGACCTGAAGTCCCACATCGACATCGAGGCCGCGCTGGCCTTGCTGTCGGGCTGGACCGGCGTCGACTTCAGTCGCTATCCGCTGGACGCGACGATCGACTACCTCGACACGCAGGCGGGGCGCACGGCGCTGGCCTCGTTCAGCAGCGCGGATCCGACGCGGCGCTGGACGGTGGGCGAGGCCGCCGCGTTCATCGGTCTCGGCGGGCGAGGGCCCGTCTTCGTTGGCGATCCATCGGAGATCGCCGATCAGCTCATCGAGTGGCAGGACGCCACGGGCCTCGACGGCTTCAACCTCGCCTTCGCGCTGGCGCACGAGACCTTCCGCGATGTCGTGGACCTCCTGGTTCCGGAACTGCGCCGGCGTGGCCGCTATCGGCCAGAAGCAGGCGAGGGCGCCGACGTGACGGCCACGCCGAAGACCTTGCGTGCGCGGCTGTTCGGCGCAGGCGACGGCCTCAAGCCGACGCATGCCGGGCGTCGGGTCCGCCTCGACGAGCCGAGCACGGCCACCCCGCCGACTTCCTTGGACATTCCCCTGACGGAGCCCGTCGCATGACCCGCAAGACCGATTCGAAGAACAACAGCCCGACACGTCGCGATGCGCTCGTCCTCGGCGCGGGCCTCGCGGCCGGATTGGCCTCCGGCCCGCTGCGCGCTCAAGGCACGGCCGCGCCTAAGGAGCTCAAGCTCGACTACGCCTACTACTCGCCGACCAGCCTGGTGCTGCGCCGCTTCGGCTGGCTGGAGGAGGACCTCGCCAAGGACGGCACGTCGGTGCGCTGGGTGCTGAGCGCCGGCAGCAACCGCGCGCTGGAGTACCTCAACGCCGGCAGCATCGACATCGGCTCCACGGCCGGCCTGGCCGCGCTGCTGGCGCGCGCGAACGGCAATCCGATCCGCGCGCCCTACATCTTCTCGCGGCCGGAATGGACCGCGCTGGTCGTTCGTCCGGACTCCGGCATCCGCTCGCTGGCCGACCTGAAGGGCAAGAAGATCGCTGCGACCAAGGGCACCGATCCCTACCTCTTCCTGCTGCGCGCGCTGCACACGGTGGGCCTGAAGCGCGGCGACATCGAGCATGTCGCGCTCCAGCACGCCGACGGCCGCGCGGCGCTGGAGCAGGGCCGCGTCGACGCCTGGGCCGGGCTGGATCCGCTGATGGCGGCGAGCGAGCTCGATGCCGGATCCAAGCTGCTGTACCGCAACGTCGGCTTCAACACCTACGGTTTCCTGAACGTCCGCGAGGAGTTCCTGAACCGCCATCCGCAGACGGTCAAGCGCGTGATCGCGGCCTACGAGCGGGCGCGCGCGTGGACGATCGCGAACCCGTCGGACGCCGCGAAGGTCCTGTCCGAGGAGGCCAAGGTCGGCCTGCCGGTGGCGCTGCTGCAGGTGAAGCTGCGCAGCGACTTCTCGCATCCGCAGCCGTCGGACGAGCATGTGAAGGCGCTGCAGGCGGCGGCGCCCATCCTGAGCGCGGAGCAGCTGGTGAAGCCGGGCGTGGACCTGAACCGCACCATCGCGGAACTGGTCGACACGCGCTTCGCCAACGGCCTGATCAAGGCCTGACCCCGCAGCGATGCAATGACCGAGGCCAGACCCATGAGCGCCGATCCCGACCTCGTCGCGCGCGCCGTCTCGTCGCTGGGGCCGGTCCTGCCGGAGCAGCCTGCGGCGAACGCGACGCGATCGCCGCAATCGCCGCGATCACCGTCCGAGTGGCGATGGCCCGCGTGGCTGCTGGGCGCACTGCCGCCCGTCGCCGTGCTCGCACTGGCGGAAGCTGCGGTGCGGCTCGGCTGGATCGCGCCGAATCTGCTGCCGGCGCCGAGCGACGTCGCCGCGGCGCTCGCGCAGATGCTGCGCGACGGTCAACTGACGCAGCACGTCCTCGCGAGCACCTTGCGCGTGGCCGGCGGTTTTGCGCTGGGCGCGGTGCTGGCGGTACTGTTCGGCGCACTGGTCGGCCTGTCCGGTTTGGCGGCGGCGGTGCTGACGCCAAGCTTCCAGGCCTTGCGCGCGATCCCGTCGCTCGCATGGGTCCCGTTGCTGCTGCTCTGGCTCGGCATCGACGAGGCGTCCAAGATCGCGTTGATCGCCATCGGCGCCTTCTTCCCCGTCTACATGGGCGTGTCCTCGGGCTTCCGCGACGTGGACCGCAAGCTGGTGGAGGTCGCGCGCCTGCGCGGGCTCGGCCGCGTGGCGCTCGCGCGCCGCGTGCTGCTGCCCGCCGCGCTGCCTGCGCTGCTCACCGGCTTGCGCAACGGACTCAGCCTCGCGTGGATGTTCATGGTCGCCGCGGAGCTGATCGCGGCGAGCCGTGGCCTGGGCTACCTGCTCACCGACGGACGCGAGACCGGCCGCGCGGATCTGGTGATGGCGGCCATCGTTCTGCTGGCCCTGCTGGGCAAACTGACCGACAGCCTGATGGCTGCGGTGGAACAACGCGCGCTGCACTGGCGCGACAGCTTCGGAGGCCACGCATGAGCCTGTTGACCGTGTCCGTGCGCGCCAAGCGCTTCGCCCGCGACGATGCGGCGCCCGTCCTGCAGGACGTCCACTTCGACCTGGCCGCTGGGGAGGTGCTCGGCCTCGTCGGCGCGAGCGGTTGCGGCAAGAGCACGCTGCTGCGCATCGCGGCCGGGCTGGATCCGGACTTCGACGGCGAGGTGCGCCTCGACGGCCGCGCGCGCCGAGGGCCGGACCGTGACATCGGCGTCGTGTTCCAGGAGCCGCGGCTGTTCCCGTGGCTGACGGTGGCTGAGAACGTCGGCTTCGATCTCGGCCAGGGACACGACGAGGCGTGGGTGAACACGCTGCTGCGCGAAGTCGGCCTGGGCGAACTCGGCGAGGCCTTGCCGCGCCAGCTGTCCGGCGGACAGGCGCAGCGCGCGGCGATCGCGCGGGCGCTCTACACGCGGCCGCGCGTGCTGCTGCTCGACGAGCCGTTCTCCGCGCTCGATGCCTTCACGCGGATGCGCCTGCAGGACCTCGTGCGCGAGGTCGCGGCAAGACATGGCACCAGCCTGATCCTGGTGACGCACGACGTGGAGGAGGCCGTGCTGCTGGCCGACCGCGTGCTGGTGCTCGGCGCCGCGCCGGGCCGCATCGTGCGGCGCATCGAGGTGCCGCTGATGCATCCGCGCGGACGCGGCAGCGCGGCGGTGGCCGACCTGCGCGGCGAAGTGCTGCGAGAACTCGAACGCCTCTCCTGAGGCGTCGCTTCTACGGCCGCTTTTACGGTCGTGCCACCAGCGCCAGCCGCGCGCCGAAGCCGATGAGCATGGCGGCGAAGGTCCAGCGCTGTAGCGTCTCCGCGAACGGACGCCGTTGCATCCACTGCCGCATCGCGCCGCCCGCCAGGGCATACAGCACGTCGAACGCCAGACCCAGCGCCACCAGCACGGTGCCCAGCAGCAGGAACTGCGCGCCGACATGACCGGCGCTGGCGTCCACAAACTGCGGCAGCAGCACCGAGCAGAACAGCAGCGCCTTCGGATTGGTGATGTTGGTCAGCAGCCCGCGCCACATCGCGGCGCGATAGGCGGAGGAGGTCGAGGCCGCGGCCGATTCCAGTTCCGGCGCGAGGCTCGATGCCCGCGCGAGCTTGAGGCCGAGCCACACCAGGTAGACCACGCCGATGATCCGCACGAGTTCGAACGCCCAGGGCACGGCCTTGAGCAGCGCAGCCAGGCCGATGGCGGCGAGGGTGACATGGGCGGCACGTGCCGCACCGAGGCCGACGGCGGTCGCGAGCGCCTGCCGGCGACCCTGCGTGCTGGCGGTCTGCAGCACGAGGACCATGTCCGGTCCGGGCACCAGATAGACGGCGACCAGCGCGCCAATGAAAACTCCGAGATTCGCCATGACCGTGAGCCGGTTCGCCGGCTCGCCGTGTAGTTGAGCAAGACCTGGCACTTTATCGACAACGACCGAGGGACGCATTGCGAAGTGAGTCGCCGATCTCGGATGGATTGGCATACTCTGCTTCAAAAGCATCCATCGGATTGATTTCATGCCAATGTTGAAACTCGACAACCTGGATCGGCGGATCCTCGCCGCGCTCCAGCGCGACGCCCGGCTGACCAACGTGCAGCTGGCGGAGGAGGTGGGCCTGTCGCCGTCGCCCTGTCTGCGTCGCGTGCGCCTGCTCGAAGAGGCGGGCGTCATCCGCGGCTATCACGCGAACCTGGATCGGGCCGGCGTCGGGCTGGGTCTGACGGTGTTCGTCGGCGTGAGAGTGGAACGGCACCAGGACGTGACCTCGACGGCCTTCCGCGAAGCGGTCGCGCAACTGCCGGAGGTGGTGTCCTGCCACCTCGTCTCGGGAGAATCGGACTTCCTGCTGCAGGTGGTGGTGACCGATCTCCCGGCCTACGAGCAGTTCCTGCTGGGCGTGCTGCTCAAGCTGCCGGGCGTCAGCGACATCCGAAGCAACTTCGCGATCGCCACGGTGAAGGCGCAGACGGAGATGCCGCTCGGGCATCTGCCGCAAGGGACGCAGTGACGGGCGGTTGTTCCCGTGGTCGCAGGGATAAAAAACGCCCCGGACGTTGCCGTCCGAGGCGAATGGGTCGTGTGCCGAATGCACGACAACCCCTGGATCGGTGACGGGCCTGGCAGTCGCCGCGTTCCTGGGCGGCGGCCGAGGCGTGCCCGGATCTACTTGACCTTGATGACGACCTTGCCCTTCGCGCGGCCGGCCTTGACGTACGCCAGGGCGTCGTTGGTCGACTCGAAGGGGAAGACCCGATCGATCACGGGCCGGATGGCGCCAGCCTCGATGAGGCGGGTGATCTCTCGCAACTGCGACCCGTCCGCCCGCATGAAAAGGAACGAGTAGCCGAGGCCTTGCCGGCGCGACTTGCGACGGATGGCCGAACTCAGCAATCGCACGATCAGTCGCACGAAGCCGGGC
This genomic stretch from Mitsuaria sp. 7 harbors:
- a CDS encoding LLM class flavin-dependent oxidoreductase; this encodes MSAGGPRPIRFNAFAMNTVGHQSPGLWTHPRDESHRYTEPEYWIELARLLERGGFDSVFLADVLGVYDVHGGSPDAALRHAVQVPLNDPLALVPLMASVTKHLGFGVTVALTYEPPYSFARRISTLDHLTRGRIGWNIVTGYLDSAARNLGHTGQRAHDERYDLADEYLDVVYKLWELSWEDGAVKRDKAGRVFTDPAKVHAINHRGEHYRVPGVHLCEPSPQRTPVLFQAGTSSRGRAFAGRHAECVFVSGPSTSVVKGYVNGLRDAVEEAGRARDDVLIYGQALIITAPTSAEAHAKHEDLKSHIDIEAALALLSGWTGVDFSRYPLDATIDYLDTQAGRTALASFSSADPTRRWTVGEAAAFIGLGGRGPVFVGDPSEIADQLIEWQDATGLDGFNLAFALAHETFRDVVDLLVPELRRRGRYRPEAGEGADVTATPKTLRARLFGAGDGLKPTHAGRRVRLDEPSTATPPTSLDIPLTEPVA
- a CDS encoding ABC transporter permease, whose protein sequence is MSADPDLVARAVSSLGPVLPEQPAANATRSPQSPRSPSEWRWPAWLLGALPPVAVLALAEAAVRLGWIAPNLLPAPSDVAAALAQMLRDGQLTQHVLASTLRVAGGFALGAVLAVLFGALVGLSGLAAAVLTPSFQALRAIPSLAWVPLLLLWLGIDEASKIALIAIGAFFPVYMGVSSGFRDVDRKLVEVARLRGLGRVALARRVLLPAALPALLTGLRNGLSLAWMFMVAAELIAASRGLGYLLTDGRETGRADLVMAAIVLLALLGKLTDSLMAAVEQRALHWRDSFGGHA
- a CDS encoding Lrp/AsnC family transcriptional regulator codes for the protein MPMLKLDNLDRRILAALQRDARLTNVQLAEEVGLSPSPCLRRVRLLEEAGVIRGYHANLDRAGVGLGLTVFVGVRVERHQDVTSTAFREAVAQLPEVVSCHLVSGESDFLLQVVVTDLPAYEQFLLGVLLKLPGVSDIRSNFAIATVKAQTEMPLGHLPQGTQ
- a CDS encoding LysE family translocator produces the protein MANLGVFIGALVAVYLVPGPDMVLVLQTASTQGRRQALATAVGLGAARAAHVTLAAIGLAALLKAVPWAFELVRIIGVVYLVWLGLKLARASSLAPELESAAASTSSAYRAAMWRGLLTNITNPKALLFCSVLLPQFVDASAGHVGAQFLLLGTVLVALGLAFDVLYALAGGAMRQWMQRRPFAETLQRWTFAAMLIGFGARLALVARP
- a CDS encoding aliphatic sulfonate ABC transporter substrate-binding protein produces the protein MTRKTDSKNNSPTRRDALVLGAGLAAGLASGPLRAQGTAAPKELKLDYAYYSPTSLVLRRFGWLEEDLAKDGTSVRWVLSAGSNRALEYLNAGSIDIGSTAGLAALLARANGNPIRAPYIFSRPEWTALVVRPDSGIRSLADLKGKKIAATKGTDPYLFLLRALHTVGLKRGDIEHVALQHADGRAALEQGRVDAWAGLDPLMAASELDAGSKLLYRNVGFNTYGFLNVREEFLNRHPQTVKRVIAAYERARAWTIANPSDAAKVLSEEAKVGLPVALLQVKLRSDFSHPQPSDEHVKALQAAAPILSAEQLVKPGVDLNRTIAELVDTRFANGLIKA
- a CDS encoding ABC transporter ATP-binding protein — encoded protein: MSLLTVSVRAKRFARDDAAPVLQDVHFDLAAGEVLGLVGASGCGKSTLLRIAAGLDPDFDGEVRLDGRARRGPDRDIGVVFQEPRLFPWLTVAENVGFDLGQGHDEAWVNTLLREVGLGELGEALPRQLSGGQAQRAAIARALYTRPRVLLLDEPFSALDAFTRMRLQDLVREVAARHGTSLILVTHDVEEAVLLADRVLVLGAAPGRIVRRIEVPLMHPRGRGSAAVADLRGEVLRELERLS